A single genomic interval of Nostoc commune NIES-4072 harbors:
- a CDS encoding 3'(2'),5'-bisphosphate nucleotidase CysQ family protein codes for MKDLKEILAIAREVGWGAADILRSYYHGTAKDPNLDVQYKQNEPVTVADVAVSQYILQTLQATLGNEDFGYISEETYQSPTGVAEPSTPWVWIIDPLDGTRDFIEKTGDYAVHIALVKEKRPVLAVVAIPEAKKLYYAIKGGGTFVETRDGCVPLQVSIGKRIEDLTLVVSRSHRNQRLDHLLQNLPCHNQKSVGSVGCKIATIVEQQADIYISLSGKSAPKDWDMAAPELILTEAGGKFTHFDGNPLQYNTGDINQWGGLLASNGEYHEVLCKEAEKILAQFEHS; via the coding sequence ATGAAAGACTTAAAAGAAATATTAGCGATCGCTCGTGAGGTAGGTTGGGGTGCAGCAGATATACTGCGATCGTATTATCACGGGACTGCAAAAGATCCTAATTTAGATGTACAATATAAACAAAATGAACCTGTTACCGTTGCCGATGTAGCTGTGAGTCAATACATTTTGCAGACACTACAAGCAACTTTGGGTAATGAAGATTTTGGTTATATTAGCGAAGAAACCTATCAATCTCCAACTGGTGTAGCAGAGCCTTCCACCCCTTGGGTATGGATAATTGACCCTTTGGACGGCACACGAGACTTTATTGAAAAAACTGGAGACTATGCAGTTCATATTGCTTTAGTCAAGGAAAAACGCCCAGTTTTGGCAGTGGTAGCAATCCCAGAGGCTAAAAAGTTATATTACGCTATCAAAGGCGGGGGTACATTTGTAGAAACTCGTGATGGTTGTGTTCCTTTACAAGTGTCGATAGGCAAACGAATTGAGGATTTAACTTTAGTCGTTAGTCGTTCTCACCGCAACCAACGCTTAGATCACTTACTACAAAACTTACCCTGTCACAATCAAAAATCTGTAGGCAGTGTAGGTTGCAAAATCGCTACTATAGTCGAGCAACAGGCAGATATCTACATTTCCCTTTCCGGCAAGTCTGCACCCAAAGATTGGGATATGGCAGCACCAGAATTGATTTTAACAGAAGCAGGTGGTAAATTTACCCACTTTGATGGCAATCCATTGCAATATAACACTGGTGATATCAATCAATGGGGAGGTTTGCTCGCTAGTAACGGCGAATATCACGAGGTGCTGTGTAAAGAAGCAGAAAAGATTTTAGCTCAGTTTGAGCATAGCTAA
- a CDS encoding DUF2231 domain-containing protein, with protein MLEYFTSLNDHNLPYPDTIHPIVVHFVIAMVLFSFFCDVVGYFTGKSSLFEVSWWNMLVATIAIFVAIIFGQFEAGLAQPYSLAKSVLNLHTLIGWSLSGIITAITAWRYVIRARNPQKISIYYLGAGLVLTLIVGLQVYLGDELVWVYGLHTVPVVEAVKDGLLR; from the coding sequence ATGCTTGAGTATTTTACATCATTGAACGACCACAATTTACCCTATCCAGATACGATTCATCCCATCGTTGTCCACTTCGTAATTGCGATGGTGTTGTTTTCCTTTTTCTGCGATGTAGTTGGCTATTTTACTGGTAAATCCAGTCTTTTTGAGGTGAGTTGGTGGAATATGTTAGTTGCCACGATCGCCATCTTCGTGGCGATTATTTTTGGTCAATTTGAAGCGGGTTTAGCACAGCCTTACAGCCTAGCTAAATCGGTGCTGAACCTGCATACGTTGATTGGTTGGTCCCTTTCGGGAATCATCACGGCGATTACAGCTTGGCGCTATGTAATTCGTGCCCGCAACCCGCAAAAAATATCAATTTATTATTTGGGAGCCGGACTAGTTTTAACTTTGATAGTTGGCTTGCAAGTATATCTCGGAGATGAACTTGTTTGGGTGTATGGATTGCATACAGTGCCAGTTGTGGAAGCAGTAAAGGATGGTCTGTTGCGATGA
- the psbA gene encoding photosystem II q(b) protein gives MTATLQQRSSANVWDRFCEWITSTNNRIYIGWFGVVMIPTLLAATACFVIAFIAAPPVDIDGIREPVAGSLIYGNNIISGAVVPSSNAIGLHFYPIWEAASLDEWLYNGGPYQLVIFHFLIGVFCYLGREWELSYRLGMRPWIAIAYSAPVAAATAVFLVYPIGQGSFSDGMPLGISGTFNFMIVFQAEHNILMHPFHQLGVAGVFGGSLFSAMHGSLVTSSLVRETTETESQNYGYKFGQEEETYNIVAAHGYFGRLIFQYASFNNSRSLHFFLAAWPVIGIWFTALGVSTMAFNLNGFNFNQSIIDSSGRVISTWADVINRANLGMEVMHERNAHNFPLDLAAGDVAPVAMSAPAING, from the coding sequence ATGACAGCAACCTTACAACAGCGCTCAAGCGCCAACGTATGGGATAGATTCTGTGAGTGGATCACCAGCACCAACAACCGGATTTACATCGGTTGGTTCGGCGTAGTAATGATCCCCACCCTGCTAGCCGCCACCGCTTGCTTCGTAATCGCCTTCATCGCCGCACCTCCAGTAGACATCGATGGTATCCGTGAGCCAGTAGCAGGTTCCTTAATATACGGAAACAACATCATCTCTGGTGCAGTAGTACCTTCCTCCAACGCCATCGGTTTACACTTCTACCCAATTTGGGAAGCAGCATCTCTAGATGAGTGGTTGTACAACGGTGGCCCTTACCAATTGGTAATCTTCCACTTCTTGATCGGCGTATTCTGCTACCTGGGTCGTGAATGGGAACTATCCTACCGCTTAGGTATGCGTCCTTGGATTGCGATCGCATATTCTGCTCCAGTTGCAGCAGCAACCGCAGTATTCCTCGTATACCCAATCGGACAAGGTTCATTCTCTGACGGTATGCCTTTAGGTATCTCCGGAACCTTCAACTTCATGATCGTGTTCCAAGCAGAACACAACATCTTGATGCACCCCTTCCACCAACTAGGTGTAGCAGGTGTATTCGGCGGAAGCTTGTTTTCTGCAATGCACGGATCTCTTGTAACTTCTTCACTAGTTCGTGAAACCACCGAAACCGAGTCACAAAACTACGGTTACAAATTCGGTCAAGAAGAAGAAACCTACAACATCGTTGCAGCCCACGGCTACTTCGGTCGTCTAATTTTCCAATACGCTTCATTCAACAACAGCCGTTCACTGCACTTCTTCTTAGCAGCATGGCCTGTAATCGGCATCTGGTTCACCGCCTTGGGTGTAAGCACAATGGCGTTCAACTTGAACGGTTTCAACTTCAACCAATCAATTATTGATTCAAGCGGTCGCGTGATCAGCACTTGGGCTGATGTAATCAACCGGGCTAACTTGGGTATGGAAGTAATGCACGAGCGTAACGCTCACAACTTCCCCTTAGATTTGGCTGCTGGTGATGTTGCTCCTGTAGCAATGAGCGCTCCTGCTATCAACGGTTAA
- a CDS encoding sugar kinase, which yields MDNPKSKIQNPKSDCGLFVGLVTLDLIYLANAPKNNQKIVATDYTVAAGGPATNAAVTFSHLGNQATVLGVVGSHPMTQLIRGDLANYKVAIADLEPTTDLAPPVSSIIVTQATGERAVVSINAVKTQANSASIPPDILQNVDIVLIDGHQMAVSYAIAQMAKAKNIPVVIDGGSWKPGFEQILPFVNYAICSANFYPPNCQTGEDVFTYLGGFDIPHIAITHGQKPIEYLSCTKTGIVDVPAIQAIDTLGAGDIFHGAFCNYILKESFTDALALAANIAADSCKFFGTRRWMDLKC from the coding sequence ATGGATAATCCAAAATCCAAAATCCAAAATCCAAAATCGGATTGTGGGTTATTTGTAGGTTTAGTAACCTTAGATTTGATTTACCTTGCTAATGCCCCTAAGAATAATCAGAAGATTGTCGCTACTGACTATACTGTGGCAGCAGGGGGGCCAGCTACAAACGCGGCTGTGACTTTCAGCCATTTAGGAAATCAGGCTACAGTCTTGGGTGTAGTGGGTTCTCACCCCATGACGCAGCTAATTCGGGGTGATTTGGCAAATTACAAAGTTGCGATCGCAGACCTTGAGCCTACCACTGATTTAGCACCGCCTGTCTCCTCAATCATTGTCACCCAAGCTACGGGTGAACGAGCTGTAGTTTCCATCAATGCTGTCAAAACTCAAGCCAACAGCGCATCTATCCCGCCAGATATTTTGCAAAATGTCGATATAGTACTGATTGATGGACATCAAATGGCGGTTAGTTATGCCATAGCCCAAATGGCTAAAGCCAAGAATATTCCAGTAGTAATTGATGGTGGGAGTTGGAAGCCTGGATTTGAGCAAATTTTACCGTTTGTAAATTACGCCATCTGTTCAGCTAATTTTTACCCCCCTAACTGCCAGACTGGAGAAGACGTTTTTACCTATTTGGGCGGATTTGACATTCCTCACATCGCCATTACCCACGGACAAAAACCAATTGAATACTTGAGTTGCACCAAAACTGGTATCGTAGATGTGCCAGCGATTCAAGCAATTGATACATTAGGGGCTGGAGATATTTTTCACGGTGCTTTTTGTAATTACATTTTAAAGGAAAGCTTTACTGATGCACTGGCACTGGCAGCTAATATTGCTGCTGATTCCTGTAAATTTTTTGGCACTCGGCGCTGGATGGATTTAAAGTGCTGA
- a CDS encoding DUF2237 family protein — MTEAKNVIGGNLEACCTSPMTGFYRDGFCRTGGQDFGSHVVCAQVTSEFLEFTKSHGNDLSTPVPGSNFPGLKPGDRWCLCASRWQEALDAGVAPPVILSATHARALEMVSLDELKKHALTSS, encoded by the coding sequence ATGACAGAAGCTAAAAACGTAATCGGTGGAAACCTAGAAGCCTGTTGCACTTCTCCCATGACTGGGTTTTACCGCGACGGTTTTTGCCGCACAGGTGGTCAGGATTTCGGTTCGCACGTCGTATGTGCCCAAGTGACATCAGAATTCCTGGAGTTCACCAAATCCCACGGGAACGATCTAAGCACACCTGTTCCTGGTTCTAATTTCCCTGGACTCAAGCCTGGCGATCGCTGGTGTTTGTGTGCTTCTCGCTGGCAAGAAGCTCTCGATGCTGGCGTTGCTCCACCCGTCATCCTCTCTGCAACCCATGCTAGAGCTTTGGAAATGGTTTCCCTAGACGAATTGAAAAAACATGCTTTAACTTCGTCTTGA
- a CDS encoding chemotaxis protein CheB, translating into MAFEIVVIGTSLGGLSALKILLGNLPADFQVPIAIVQHRHKESNNTLQELLQEYTSLPIREVEDKDEILPGHIYIAPADYHLLVEPGHFALSTDEPVSYARPSIDVLFESAADVYGQQVIGVILTGANQDGMQGLKKIKARGGLTIVQEPATAESDVMPEAAISAVAVDWILTLSNIASQMVKLCQLRK; encoded by the coding sequence GTGGCATTTGAAATTGTGGTCATTGGTACTTCTTTGGGTGGATTATCAGCCTTAAAAATTCTCCTGGGTAATTTACCAGCAGACTTCCAAGTGCCGATCGCGATCGTGCAACACCGTCACAAGGAGTCTAACAACACACTCCAAGAGTTATTACAAGAATATACTTCGTTACCAATTCGAGAAGTGGAAGACAAAGACGAAATACTACCGGGACATATTTACATAGCTCCAGCAGATTATCACTTATTGGTTGAACCAGGTCACTTTGCCCTCTCGACTGATGAGCCTGTTTCTTATGCCAGACCATCTATCGATGTGCTATTTGAGTCAGCAGCCGATGTCTACGGTCAGCAAGTTATTGGTGTAATATTGACAGGAGCAAACCAAGATGGTATGCAAGGTCTTAAGAAAATAAAAGCGCGGGGAGGGCTTACTATCGTACAAGAACCTGCCACAGCTGAGAGCGATGTTATGCCAGAAGCAGCAATTTCTGCTGTTGCAGTAGACTGGATTTTAACACTTTCAAACATTGCTTCCCAAATGGTCAAGCTTTGTCAATTACGGAAATAA
- the rsmI gene encoding 16S rRNA (cytidine(1402)-2'-O)-methyltransferase produces MQTDPKPRTLYVVGTPIGNLEDITFRAVRILQTVDIIAAEDTRHTGKLLQHFQVKTPQVSYHEHNRTSRIPELLEHLVNNKAIALVSDAGMPGISDPGYELVKACIEAGIAVVPIPGASAAITALSASGLPTDRFVFEGFLPAKSQQRQEHLESLQTESRTLIFYESPHRLRDTLQDLALVWGSDRQIVLGRELTKLYEEFWRGTIAEAIAHYNQREPQGEYTLVVAGIPASQPQLTEEELKAELKQLISQGISRSQASRQLAKFTSLPRRQLYQLALSIVLTPEL; encoded by the coding sequence ATGCAAACCGATCCAAAACCAAGAACACTTTACGTTGTCGGCACACCAATTGGCAATCTGGAAGATATCACCTTTCGGGCAGTGCGAATTTTGCAGACTGTTGATATCATTGCTGCGGAAGACACTCGTCACACAGGGAAACTATTACAGCATTTTCAAGTTAAAACACCCCAGGTGAGTTACCACGAACATAATCGTACTAGCCGCATCCCAGAATTATTAGAGCATTTAGTGAACAATAAAGCGATCGCTCTAGTGAGTGATGCTGGTATGCCAGGAATTTCCGATCCTGGATATGAACTGGTGAAAGCCTGCATTGAGGCGGGAATTGCAGTAGTTCCTATTCCTGGCGCTAGTGCAGCAATTACGGCATTGAGTGCATCTGGATTACCAACGGATCGGTTTGTCTTTGAAGGCTTTCTCCCAGCTAAAAGTCAACAGAGACAGGAACATTTAGAATCTCTGCAAACGGAATCTCGCACATTGATTTTTTACGAATCGCCGCACCGTTTGCGAGATACTTTACAAGACTTAGCTCTTGTTTGGGGAAGCGATCGCCAAATTGTGTTAGGGCGGGAGTTAACTAAATTGTATGAGGAATTTTGGCGAGGGACAATTGCTGAGGCGATCGCTCACTATAATCAACGAGAACCCCAAGGTGAATATACATTAGTAGTGGCAGGAATTCCAGCTAGTCAGCCCCAACTCACAGAAGAGGAATTGAAAGCCGAATTGAAACAGTTAATTAGTCAGGGGATATCGCGATCGCAAGCTAGCCGTCAGTTAGCAAAATTTACCTCCCTTCCCCGTCGCCAACTTTATCAACTAGCTCTTTCTATAGTCCTCACTCCTGAATTGTGA
- a CDS encoding response regulator, producing the protein MQMEPKVNILLVDDKLENLLALEAILEKLGENLVRATSGEEALRCLLHQDFAVILLDVQMPGMDGFETATLIRNRGRSRHTPIIFLTAFSTSDQMLFKGYALGAVDYLLKPLDPNILTSKVTVFVELFKKTEAVKQQAAQLVAVNAELRQSEERLRSLSTCSPVGIFEIDTEGGCRYTNPRYQIICGLRAAESLEKKWLESVHPEDRERAVATWSNYICEGRDYSEEFRFQTAHGIVRWVQVRSSPMLSGQGELLGYVGTLEDITERKQAEEVRAQVIREQTARAEAEAANRMKDEFLAVLSHELRTPLTSMLGWSKILRSKKLDEKATSRALEAIERNAISQMQLIEDILDVSRIIRGQLRLNVSAVNLLTVTEAALEAVRPLAEPKEIKLNTVLDASVGSVYGDPARLQQVVWNLLTNAIKFTPKGGRVDVNLSVVYCQEQETTHKYAQIQVIDTGIGISSEFLPKVFERFRQADSTTTRSHNGLGLGLAIVRHLVELHKGKIFAESPGTGEGATFTVRLPLLQDNRTSRVSREATGEISSPVASRPLTGLKVLVVDDETDTRNFLSFMFEEYGAFATAVASVDEALAVIEQAKPDILISDIGMSQQDGYTLIRKLRSLEPEKGGRIPAIALTAYTREEDRLEAISAGFQQHLSKPIDPTKLIAMVADILKLPVEVPVG; encoded by the coding sequence ATGCAGATGGAACCCAAAGTAAACATCCTCCTAGTGGATGATAAACTAGAAAATTTGCTAGCACTAGAAGCAATCCTGGAAAAACTGGGAGAGAATTTGGTGAGAGCTACTTCTGGAGAAGAAGCTTTGAGGTGTCTGCTACATCAAGATTTTGCAGTGATTTTGCTAGATGTGCAAATGCCAGGGATGGATGGCTTTGAAACTGCAACCTTGATTCGCAATCGGGGGCGATCGCGTCACACTCCAATTATCTTTCTCACCGCCTTTAGCACCAGCGACCAAATGCTGTTTAAAGGTTATGCCTTGGGTGCAGTTGATTATTTGCTCAAACCATTAGACCCCAATATTTTGACTTCTAAAGTCACAGTATTCGTAGAACTATTTAAGAAAACAGAAGCCGTCAAGCAACAAGCAGCGCAGCTAGTAGCTGTGAATGCGGAACTCAGGCAAAGTGAAGAACGATTGCGATCGCTGAGTACTTGTTCACCTGTTGGCATTTTTGAAATTGATACTGAAGGAGGATGTAGATATACCAATCCTCGCTATCAAATAATTTGTGGCTTGAGAGCGGCAGAGAGTTTAGAAAAAAAATGGCTAGAATCTGTTCATCCAGAAGATAGAGAACGAGCAGTTGCCACTTGGTCTAACTACATTTGTGAGGGTCGTGACTACTCTGAAGAATTTCGCTTTCAAACTGCTCATGGTATCGTCCGTTGGGTTCAAGTTCGCTCATCACCCATGCTTTCCGGTCAAGGAGAATTGCTGGGATATGTAGGCACTCTCGAAGATATTACTGAACGCAAACAAGCAGAAGAAGTCCGCGCTCAAGTGATTCGAGAACAGACAGCAAGAGCCGAAGCAGAAGCAGCAAATCGGATGAAAGATGAGTTTCTCGCCGTTCTTTCTCATGAACTCCGCACACCGCTAACCTCAATGCTGGGCTGGTCAAAAATCCTCCGCTCTAAGAAACTTGACGAAAAAGCCACTTCCCGCGCCCTTGAAGCAATTGAACGCAACGCCATATCTCAGATGCAACTAATTGAGGATATCTTAGATGTATCCCGGATTATCCGTGGTCAGTTGCGGTTAAATGTATCTGCGGTGAATCTGCTCACGGTAACGGAGGCAGCTTTAGAGGCAGTGCGTCCTCTAGCAGAACCAAAAGAGATTAAATTAAATACTGTTTTGGATGCTTCAGTCGGGTCAGTTTATGGCGATCCAGCCCGGTTACAGCAAGTTGTTTGGAACCTATTAACTAATGCCATTAAGTTTACCCCTAAGGGTGGCAGGGTAGATGTGAATTTGTCAGTAGTCTATTGTCAAGAACAAGAAACAACTCACAAATACGCCCAAATTCAAGTTATCGATACAGGAATTGGTATCAGTTCCGAGTTTTTACCCAAAGTATTTGAGCGTTTCCGGCAAGCAGATAGCACTACAACGCGATCGCACAATGGATTAGGGCTAGGATTAGCGATCGTCCGTCATCTAGTAGAACTGCACAAAGGTAAAATCTTTGCCGAAAGTCCAGGCACAGGAGAAGGAGCAACCTTTACTGTGAGATTACCACTCCTACAAGACAATAGGACTAGCAGGGTCAGTAGAGAAGCCACAGGAGAAATTTCTTCCCCTGTGGCATCAAGGCCTCTTACTGGATTAAAAGTTTTAGTTGTAGATGATGAAACAGATACTCGTAACTTTCTCAGTTTTATGTTTGAGGAATATGGGGCGTTTGCCACTGCGGTAGCATCAGTTGATGAAGCGTTAGCAGTAATTGAACAAGCAAAACCAGATATCCTAATTAGCGACATCGGCATGTCACAGCAAGATGGTTATACGCTGATTCGCAAACTACGCTCTTTGGAACCAGAAAAAGGTGGACGTATCCCAGCGATCGCTTTAACAGCATATACGCGCGAGGAAGACCGTCTAGAAGCGATTTCAGCAGGGTTTCAGCAACATTTATCTAAGCCAATAGACCCCACTAAATTGATTGCTATGGTTGCCGATATATTAAAGCTACCTGTGGAAGTTCCAGTGGGTTGA
- a CDS encoding cytochrome c oxidase subunit II: MKIQKILNILTLLTGAIAVTVTSLWIGKQAYFWLPPQAAAESLLIDDLISFLVTLGSFIFLGVTSTLMYSVIFHRAIKDDFTDGPPIHGNITLEVVWTAIPILLVFWIAGYSYQVYEQMGIQGPSELVHLHNPLAMQSAHAEPRDVPANALAEPVEKIDVLAKQWAWVFHYPEKDITSTELHLPSDRRIRLALKSQDVLHGFYIPAFRLKQDIIPNHAIDFEFTPIRAGKYRLTDSQYSGTYFATMQANVVVESPEDYQQWLAEAAIQKPSVANNQAASEYAQTSNQSVQTGWVTVPPAAPPLVNSPG; encoded by the coding sequence ATGAAAATCCAGAAGATTTTAAATATTTTGACGCTGCTTACAGGCGCGATCGCAGTGACTGTTACGAGTCTCTGGATCGGGAAGCAGGCTTACTTTTGGCTTCCTCCCCAAGCAGCAGCCGAATCCCTACTAATTGATGATTTGATTAGCTTCTTAGTAACCCTTGGTTCCTTCATCTTCTTGGGAGTAACAAGTACTTTAATGTATTCTGTGATCTTCCATCGGGCAATCAAAGATGACTTCACCGACGGCCCCCCGATTCATGGCAATATCACCTTAGAAGTTGTGTGGACAGCAATTCCAATTCTTTTGGTGTTTTGGATTGCGGGTTACAGCTACCAAGTTTACGAACAAATGGGGATTCAAGGCCCATCGGAATTAGTTCACCTGCATAATCCGCTAGCAATGCAATCGGCTCATGCAGAACCAAGAGATGTACCAGCTAACGCTTTAGCGGAACCTGTAGAAAAAATCGATGTACTCGCTAAACAATGGGCGTGGGTTTTCCATTATCCTGAAAAAGATATTACCAGTACCGAATTGCATTTACCTAGCGATCGCCGGATACGTTTAGCACTGAAATCACAAGACGTTCTCCACGGCTTCTATATACCTGCATTTCGCCTCAAGCAGGATATTATTCCCAACCATGCGATCGACTTTGAATTTACTCCCATCCGCGCCGGCAAATACCGATTGACCGATTCTCAATATAGCGGTACATACTTTGCGACGATGCAGGCGAATGTGGTTGTCGAATCTCCTGAAGATTATCAACAGTGGCTAGCAGAAGCTGCAATCCAAAAGCCATCGGTAGCAAATAATCAGGCAGCTTCTGAGTATGCTCAAACATCCAATCAATCAGTCCAAACTGGTTGGGTTACAGTTCCACCTGCTGCACCTCCTCTAGTAAATTCACCTGGTTGA
- a CDS encoding helix-turn-helix domain-containing protein: MLLTYQYKLNPNSQQVVALETWGELLRRHWNYALGERLDWLRRTRSQIDRCSLVCEPIGEIPDKNRYPLLIWKSSKF, translated from the coding sequence ATGTTACTCACTTACCAGTACAAACTCAATCCCAATTCTCAACAGGTTGTCGCACTTGAAACCTGGGGCGAGTTGCTGCGTCGTCATTGGAACTACGCACTAGGCGAAAGATTGGATTGGCTAAGGCGTACAAGGTCACAAATTGACCGATGCAGTTTAGTCTGTGAGCCAATTGGTGAGATACCAGATAAAAATCGCTATCCCTTATTAATTTGGAAAAGCAGTAAATTTTAG
- a CDS encoding GlsB/YeaQ/YmgE family stress response membrane protein — protein MGNIIAWLVLGLIAGALAKLFYPGTQGGGIISTIILGILGAVVGGYLGQTLLGSGSAAAASAGAFSLGSILFAVLGAMLLIFLWGLLTRRAV, from the coding sequence ATGGGTAACATTATTGCTTGGTTGGTTTTGGGTTTAATTGCAGGTGCGTTAGCTAAGTTATTTTATCCAGGAACCCAAGGTGGCGGTATTATCTCCACCATCATATTAGGAATACTTGGAGCAGTAGTCGGCGGTTATTTGGGTCAAACCTTACTGGGAAGTGGTTCGGCAGCAGCCGCATCTGCTGGAGCTTTCTCCCTTGGAAGTATTTTATTTGCTGTTCTTGGCGCTATGCTACTAATTTTCCTTTGGGGTTTACTGACTCGCCGAGCTGTGTAA
- a CDS encoding RNA recognition motif domain-containing protein, giving the protein MSIYVGNLSYQVTEEDLKQAFAEYGTVNRVQLPTDRETGRPRGFAFVEMESDTQEQAAIDALDGAEWMGRDLKVNKAKPREEKSGSSRGSWGGASPRRNNNRY; this is encoded by the coding sequence ATGTCAATTTACGTTGGAAACCTGTCCTATCAGGTTACAGAAGAGGACCTAAAGCAGGCTTTTGCAGAATACGGAACAGTAAATCGTGTTCAACTACCCACAGATCGGGAAACAGGCCGGCCGCGTGGGTTCGCTTTTGTGGAAATGGAATCAGACACGCAAGAACAAGCTGCCATTGATGCACTTGATGGTGCTGAGTGGATGGGACGTGATTTGAAAGTGAACAAAGCTAAACCTCGTGAGGAAAAAAGCGGTTCCTCTCGTGGTAGCTGGGGTGGCGCTAGTCCTCGCCGCAACAATAATCGCTACTAA
- a CDS encoding DUF2231 domain-containing protein: MNSELIDQLSGSLGANGLPYTIPIHPNLVHLTIGLFIIGMTFDIVGVLFPFEKWVFKFLAITVERDNLFNVGWYNMLAASIITFFTVAAGFYEMLLATPPADMKSAWGLQAMETMLWHGVGGVFLLALIVVLTIWRGWQRFVWAKQEYKQTDREVQWIYLLAGIAIMFILYVHGTLGAQMAAEFGVHNTADNLLRSHQDLNTTLK, from the coding sequence ATGAACTCAGAATTAATCGATCAATTGAGCGGCTCTTTAGGCGCAAACGGATTACCTTACACAATTCCCATTCATCCCAATTTAGTCCATCTGACAATAGGTTTGTTCATCATTGGAATGACCTTTGATATTGTCGGTGTTCTGTTCCCCTTTGAAAAATGGGTCTTCAAGTTTTTAGCCATTACTGTGGAACGTGACAACTTATTTAATGTTGGCTGGTACAACATGCTAGCTGCCAGCATCATCACATTTTTCACAGTGGCAGCAGGCTTTTATGAAATGCTGTTGGCAACACCACCAGCGGATATGAAAAGTGCCTGGGGATTACAGGCAATGGAAACTATGCTTTGGCATGGTGTAGGTGGTGTGTTCTTATTAGCGCTGATTGTTGTCCTGACCATCTGGAGAGGATGGCAGCGCTTCGTTTGGGCCAAACAAGAATATAAACAGACAGATAGAGAAGTGCAATGGATCTATCTGTTGGCAGGCATAGCAATCATGTTCATTCTGTACGTCCACGGGACACTAGGGGCGCAAATGGCTGCCGAGTTTGGCGTACACAATACAGCAGATAATTTGCTGCGATCGCACCAAGACCTCAACACAACTCTCAAATAA